In the Streptomyces fradiae ATCC 10745 = DSM 40063 genome, one interval contains:
- a CDS encoding ROK family transcriptional regulator, which translates to MPPAPASPSTARAINDRLALRLLQEEGPLTAGELKALTGLSRPTVADLVERLRGAGLVRVVGESGAERRGPNAKVYGIAADRAHLAALDVRLRGLTVTVTDLLGTPLAEAAAPIGGDLDTGPAVERAAALLERTAAEAGATRLHTVGIGAPGLIDPVTGALRDSAGLPAWHRRLVGVVRERVPAAVLVENETNVAAVAELREGAARDRDTFVLLWLGHGVGAAVVLDGAVRRGASGGAGEIGFLPVPGTGALPSAADCSGGFHALAGSRAVRALAGSYGIEAGGSDTEGVPAGASAVRDALERLAARGRDARPAGAFLDALAERVALGAAAVGAVLDPGCVVLGGELGHAGGAVLAARVEERLAALSPLRTEVRASTLGGAAVLRGALLTARDAAQDALFGPLPAH; encoded by the coding sequence ATGCCCCCCGCCCCCGCGTCCCCCAGCACCGCCCGGGCCATCAACGACCGGCTCGCCCTGCGACTGCTCCAGGAGGAGGGGCCCCTGACGGCAGGTGAGCTGAAGGCCCTGACCGGTCTGTCCCGCCCCACGGTCGCCGACCTCGTCGAGCGGCTGCGCGGCGCGGGCCTCGTCCGCGTCGTGGGGGAGTCCGGCGCCGAGCGGCGCGGCCCGAACGCCAAGGTGTACGGGATCGCGGCCGACCGGGCGCACCTGGCCGCGCTCGACGTACGGCTGCGCGGTCTGACCGTCACGGTCACCGACCTGCTGGGCACCCCGCTCGCGGAGGCGGCCGCGCCCATCGGCGGCGACCTCGACACCGGGCCCGCCGTCGAGCGCGCCGCCGCCCTGCTGGAGCGGACCGCGGCGGAGGCGGGCGCCACCCGGCTGCACACGGTGGGCATCGGCGCGCCCGGACTGATCGACCCGGTGACCGGCGCCCTGCGCGACTCGGCCGGCCTGCCGGCCTGGCACCGCCGACTGGTCGGCGTGGTGCGCGAGCGGGTGCCGGCGGCCGTCCTGGTGGAGAACGAGACCAACGTCGCGGCCGTGGCGGAGCTGCGTGAGGGCGCGGCCCGCGACCGGGACACGTTCGTCCTGCTCTGGCTGGGCCACGGCGTCGGCGCCGCCGTGGTGCTGGACGGCGCCGTGCGGCGCGGCGCGTCGGGCGGCGCGGGCGAGATCGGCTTCCTGCCGGTGCCCGGCACCGGCGCCCTGCCGTCCGCCGCGGACTGCTCCGGCGGCTTCCACGCCCTGGCCGGTTCGCGGGCCGTGCGGGCGCTGGCCGGCTCGTACGGCATCGAGGCGGGGGGCAGCGACACGGAGGGCGTGCCGGCCGGGGCGTCGGCGGTGCGGGACGCACTGGAGCGGCTGGCGGCGCGGGGCCGGGACGCGCGGCCCGCGGGCGCCTTCCTGGACGCCCTGGCCGAGCGCGTCGCCCTGGGCGCGGCGGCGGTCGGCGCCGTACTGGACCCGGGGTGCGTGGTCCTCGGCGGCGAACTCGGCCACGCGGGCGGCGCGGTGCTCGCGGCCAGGGTGGAGGAGCGGCTCGCGGCGCTGTCGCCGCTGCGCACCGAGGTCCGGGCGAGCACCCTGGGCGGCGCGGCGGTGCTGAGGGGCGCGCTCCTCACGGCACGCGACGCCGCCCAGGACGCCCTCTTCGGCCCCCTGCCCGCGCACTGA
- a CDS encoding MFS transporter, giving the protein MQYSRERVKRARYAVAAVFCVHGAVTGSFATRIPWIQEHAGVSAGQLGLALAFPALGASLAMPLAGAVSHRLGARTALRWLLALWTMSLVLPSLAPNVYGLCGALFVYGATAGMSDVAMNALGVEVENRLGRSIMSSLHGMWSAGALIGSAAGTLAAHLGGDARVHHLLAAVVLTVLGLVFCQGVLDLRSAPDEAPPPRFALPPRSALVIGAIGFCGVFAEGASLDWSAVYLKDELGSSAGVAAASTTAFALTMAVARLAGDRVVDRFGAVRTVRVGGLAATAGGVLVVTAPHPAVAMAGFGLLGLGVAVVVPLAFAAAGRSGPNPSQAIAGVATITYTSGLIAPSLIGGLADLTSLTVSFAVVTALTFGLVAGAGVLAPGRRGVATAGAGTGTGSGAGTDAGAGGTGAGGGKGA; this is encoded by the coding sequence GTGCAGTACAGCCGGGAGAGGGTGAAGCGGGCGCGGTACGCCGTGGCCGCCGTGTTCTGCGTGCACGGCGCGGTCACCGGCAGCTTCGCCACGCGCATCCCCTGGATCCAGGAGCACGCCGGGGTGAGTGCCGGGCAGCTCGGGCTCGCGCTGGCCTTCCCCGCGCTCGGCGCGTCGCTGGCCATGCCCCTCGCGGGCGCCGTCAGCCACCGGCTCGGGGCGCGGACGGCGCTGCGCTGGCTGCTCGCCCTGTGGACGATGTCGCTGGTGCTGCCGTCGCTGGCACCGAACGTCTACGGGCTGTGCGGCGCGCTCTTCGTCTACGGCGCCACGGCCGGGATGTCCGACGTGGCGATGAACGCGCTGGGCGTCGAGGTGGAGAACCGGCTCGGCCGCTCGATCATGTCCAGCCTGCACGGCATGTGGAGCGCCGGGGCGCTGATCGGCTCGGCGGCCGGCACGCTCGCCGCGCACCTGGGCGGCGACGCGCGCGTCCACCACCTGCTGGCGGCGGTGGTCCTCACGGTGCTGGGGCTGGTGTTCTGCCAGGGCGTGCTGGACCTGCGCAGCGCGCCGGACGAGGCCCCGCCGCCGCGCTTCGCGCTGCCGCCGCGCTCGGCGCTGGTCATCGGGGCGATCGGCTTCTGCGGGGTCTTCGCCGAGGGCGCCAGCCTCGACTGGTCGGCGGTCTACCTGAAGGACGAGCTCGGTTCGTCGGCGGGGGTCGCGGCCGCCTCGACGACGGCGTTCGCGCTGACGATGGCGGTGGCGCGGCTGGCCGGCGACCGGGTCGTGGACCGGTTCGGCGCGGTGCGCACCGTACGGGTCGGGGGCCTCGCGGCGACGGCGGGCGGCGTCCTGGTGGTGACCGCGCCGCACCCGGCGGTCGCCATGGCCGGTTTCGGTCTGCTGGGCCTCGGTGTGGCCGTCGTCGTGCCGCTGGCGTTCGCGGCGGCGGGCCGCAGCGGCCCCAACCCGAGCCAGGCCATCGCCGGTGTCGCCACGATCACGTACACCTCCGGGCTGATCGCCCCTTCGCTGATCGGCGGGCTGGCCGACCTGACCTCGCTGACCGTGTCGTTCGCGGTGGTGACGGCGCTGACGTTCGGGCTGGTGGCGGGGGCGGGCGTCCTGGCGCCGGGCCGCCGGGGCGTCGCCACCGCCGGGGCGGGCACGGGCACGGGCTCCGGTGCGGGTACGGATGCCGGCGCCGGAGGCACCGGGGCGGGCGGCGGCAAGGGCGCCTGA
- a CDS encoding uracil-xanthine permease family protein: MNLGVRWTLHGDGRTPAPGAVVRPDERLSWPRTAGLGAQHVVAMFGASFVAPVLMGLDPNLAIMMSGVATMVFLLATRGRVPSYLGCSLSFVGVAAAIRASGGDSSTVTGAVLVVGLALFLAGLAVRRFGARIIHAAMPPVVTGAVVMLIGFNLAPVTASTYWPQDQWTALLVMLFTGLAVVCLRGFWSRVAIFLGLVFGYALSWLLDLAFGKIHSPVGGAEAVDHWRLDLSGVAKADWIGLPSFHAPSFEWSAILVALPVVIALIAENAGHVKAVGEMTGDPLDDQLGTAIAADGAASVLSTAVGGPPNTTYSENIGVMAATRVYSTAAYWAAACFALLFGLCPKFGAVVAAIPGGVLGGITVILYGMIGLLGAQIWINAGVDLRNPLNLVPAAAGIIIGVGGVSLKVTDSFELGGIALGTIVVITGYHALRAFAPAHLKNQEPLLDAGTSAYDEGVEGTDDEGTQRASGGTPPAAS; the protein is encoded by the coding sequence ATGAACCTCGGCGTGCGCTGGACCCTGCACGGCGACGGGAGGACCCCCGCTCCCGGAGCCGTGGTGCGCCCCGACGAGCGGCTGTCGTGGCCGCGCACGGCCGGGCTCGGCGCCCAGCACGTGGTGGCCATGTTCGGCGCCTCCTTCGTGGCGCCCGTGCTCATGGGCCTCGACCCCAACCTGGCCATCATGATGTCGGGTGTCGCGACGATGGTGTTCCTCCTCGCGACGCGCGGCCGGGTGCCCAGCTACCTCGGCTGCTCCCTGTCGTTCGTGGGCGTCGCGGCGGCGATCCGGGCGTCCGGCGGCGACAGCTCCACCGTCACCGGGGCGGTCCTCGTCGTGGGCCTCGCCCTGTTCCTCGCCGGTCTGGCGGTGCGGCGCTTCGGGGCGCGGATCATCCACGCGGCGATGCCGCCCGTCGTGACCGGCGCGGTCGTGATGCTGATCGGCTTCAACCTGGCGCCGGTCACCGCGTCGACGTACTGGCCGCAGGACCAGTGGACCGCCCTGCTCGTCATGCTCTTCACCGGCCTGGCCGTGGTCTGCCTGCGCGGCTTCTGGTCGCGCGTGGCGATCTTCCTGGGGCTGGTCTTCGGATACGCCCTGTCCTGGCTCCTCGACCTGGCGTTCGGCAAGATCCACTCGCCGGTCGGCGGGGCGGAGGCGGTCGACCACTGGCGGCTCGACCTGTCGGGCGTGGCCAAGGCCGACTGGATCGGGCTGCCGTCGTTCCACGCGCCGAGCTTCGAGTGGTCGGCGATCCTGGTCGCCCTGCCGGTCGTCATCGCCCTCATCGCGGAGAACGCCGGCCATGTGAAGGCGGTCGGGGAGATGACCGGCGACCCGCTGGACGACCAGCTCGGCACGGCCATCGCCGCCGACGGCGCCGCGTCGGTGCTGTCCACGGCGGTGGGCGGCCCGCCGAACACGACGTACTCCGAGAACATCGGCGTCATGGCCGCGACCCGGGTCTACTCGACGGCGGCCTACTGGGCGGCCGCCTGCTTCGCCCTGCTGTTCGGCCTCTGCCCGAAGTTCGGCGCGGTCGTGGCGGCGATCCCCGGCGGTGTCCTCGGCGGCATCACGGTCATCCTGTACGGCATGATCGGGCTGCTCGGCGCGCAGATCTGGATCAACGCCGGGGTCGACCTGCGCAATCCGCTCAACCTGGTTCCGGCCGCCGCGGGCATCATCATCGGCGTCGGCGGCGTCAGCCTGAAGGTCACCGACTCCTTCGAGCTGGGCGGCATCGCGCTGGGCACGATCGTGGTGATCACCGGCTACCACGCCCTGCGCGCCTTCGCGCCCGCCCACCTGAAGAACCAGGAGCCGCTGCTGGACGCGGGCACCTCCGCGTACGACGAGGGCGTGGAGGGCACGGACGACGAGGGCACGCAGCGCGCCTCCGGCGGCACCCCGCCGGCCGCTTCCTGA
- a CDS encoding flavin monoamine oxidase family protein — MTSTVPTAVQHTDAQPPITMFGPDFPYAYDDFLAHPAGLGQVPATEHGTEVAVIGGGLSGVVAAYELMKMGLKPVVYEADQLGGRLRTVGFDGCDPELNCELGAMRFPPSSTALQHYIDLVGLETKPFPNPLAESTPSTVVDLKGETHYAETVADLPQVYRDVAEAWSKCLEEGADFSDMNRAMRERDVPRIREIWAKLVEKLDNQTFYGFLCESEAFKSFRHREIFGQVGFGTGGWDTDFPNSILEILRVVYTEADDFHRGIVGGSQQLPLRLWEREPQKIVHWPLGTSLKSLHGGDPKPAVTRLHRTSGNRITVTDANGDIRTYRAAIFTAQSWMLLSKIDCDDSLFPIDHWTAIERTHYMESSKLFVPVDRPFWLDKDEETGRDVMSMTLTDRMTRGTYLLDNGPDKPAVICLSYTWCDDSLKWLPLSANERMEVMLKSLGEIYPKVDIRKHIIGNPVTVSWENEPYFMGAFKANLPGHYRYQRRLYTHFMQDRLPEDKRGIFLAGDDISWTAGWAEGAVQTALNAVWGVMHHLGGGTDPSNPGPGDVFDEIAPVELPED; from the coding sequence ATGACGTCCACGGTGCCCACCGCCGTCCAGCACACCGACGCCCAGCCGCCGATCACCATGTTCGGTCCGGACTTCCCGTACGCGTACGACGACTTCCTGGCCCACCCGGCCGGCCTCGGCCAGGTGCCCGCCACCGAGCACGGCACCGAGGTCGCCGTCATCGGCGGCGGCCTGTCCGGCGTCGTCGCCGCCTACGAGCTGATGAAGATGGGCCTCAAGCCCGTCGTGTACGAGGCCGACCAGCTCGGCGGCCGGCTGCGCACCGTCGGTTTCGACGGCTGCGACCCGGAGCTCAACTGCGAGCTGGGCGCGATGCGCTTCCCGCCGTCCTCCACGGCCCTCCAGCACTACATCGACCTGGTCGGGCTGGAGACGAAGCCGTTCCCCAACCCGCTCGCCGAGTCCACCCCGTCCACCGTCGTGGACCTGAAGGGCGAGACGCACTACGCGGAGACCGTCGCGGACCTGCCCCAGGTGTACCGGGACGTCGCCGAGGCGTGGAGCAAGTGCCTGGAGGAGGGCGCGGACTTCTCCGACATGAACCGCGCGATGCGCGAGCGCGACGTGCCGCGCATCCGCGAGATCTGGGCGAAGCTCGTCGAGAAGCTCGACAACCAGACCTTCTACGGCTTCCTGTGCGAGTCCGAGGCGTTCAAGTCGTTCCGCCACCGGGAGATCTTCGGCCAGGTCGGCTTCGGCACCGGCGGCTGGGACACCGACTTCCCCAACTCCATCCTGGAGATCCTGCGCGTCGTCTACACCGAGGCGGACGACTTCCACCGGGGCATCGTCGGCGGCAGCCAGCAGCTCCCGCTGCGGCTGTGGGAGCGCGAGCCGCAGAAGATCGTCCACTGGCCGCTCGGCACCTCCCTGAAGTCCCTGCACGGCGGCGACCCCAAGCCGGCCGTGACCCGGCTGCACCGCACGTCCGGCAACCGCATCACGGTCACCGACGCGAACGGCGACATCCGCACCTACCGCGCGGCGATCTTCACCGCCCAGTCGTGGATGCTGCTGTCGAAGATCGACTGCGATGACTCGCTCTTCCCGATCGACCACTGGACGGCGATCGAGCGCACCCACTACATGGAGTCCTCGAAGCTGTTCGTCCCGGTCGACCGGCCCTTCTGGCTGGACAAGGACGAGGAGACCGGCCGGGACGTCATGTCGATGACGCTCACCGACCGGATGACCCGCGGCACGTACCTGCTGGACAACGGCCCGGACAAGCCGGCCGTCATCTGCCTCTCCTACACCTGGTGCGACGACAGCCTGAAGTGGCTGCCGCTGTCCGCGAACGAGCGGATGGAGGTCATGCTGAAGTCGCTCGGCGAGATCTACCCGAAGGTCGACATCCGGAAGCACATCATCGGCAACCCGGTGACGGTCTCCTGGGAGAACGAGCCCTACTTCATGGGCGCCTTCAAGGCCAACCTGCCGGGCCACTACCGCTACCAGCGCCGCCTGTACACCCACTTCATGCAGGACCGGCTCCCCGAGGACAAGCGCGGCATCTTCCTGGCCGGCGACGACATCTCGTGGACGGCCGGCTGGGCCGAGGGCGCCGTGCAGACCGCGCTCAACGCCGTGTGGGGCGTCATGCACCACCTGGGCGGCGGGACCGACCCGTCCAACCCGGGCCCGGGCGACGTCTTCGACGAGATCGCCCCGGTCGAGCTGCCGGAGGACTGA
- a CDS encoding carbon-nitrogen hydrolase family protein, which produces MPLLRTALLQSSGQLGDVAANLKLLDEAAARAAAGGAGLLVAPELFLTGYAIGEGVARLAEPADGPAAREAAAIAVRHGLAIAYGYPERDGAAVYNAALLVGADGTLLANYRKTHLYGGFERDWFTPGDQPVVQAEVGGLRVGLMICYDVEFPENVRAHALAGTDLLLVPTALMHPAEIVAESVVPVRAFENQLYIAYANRTGPEGDFEFVGLSALAGPDGTARARAGRGEELVAGDADPKLLKRSRAENPYLGDRRPALYEGLV; this is translated from the coding sequence ATGCCGCTGCTGCGCACCGCCCTGCTCCAGAGCTCCGGACAGCTCGGTGACGTGGCCGCGAACCTGAAGCTCCTCGACGAGGCCGCCGCCCGCGCGGCGGCCGGCGGCGCGGGGCTGCTGGTCGCCCCCGAGCTGTTCCTCACCGGCTACGCGATCGGCGAGGGCGTCGCCCGGCTCGCCGAGCCCGCCGACGGCCCCGCCGCCCGCGAGGCCGCCGCCATCGCCGTGCGCCACGGCCTGGCGATCGCCTACGGCTACCCGGAGCGCGACGGCGCCGCCGTCTACAACGCGGCGCTGCTCGTCGGCGCCGACGGCACCCTCCTGGCGAACTACCGCAAGACCCACCTGTACGGCGGCTTCGAGCGGGACTGGTTCACCCCCGGCGACCAGCCGGTCGTCCAGGCGGAGGTCGGCGGCCTCCGGGTCGGCCTCATGATCTGCTACGACGTGGAGTTCCCGGAGAACGTCCGGGCGCACGCCCTGGCCGGCACGGACCTCCTCCTCGTGCCGACCGCGCTGATGCACCCGGCCGAGATCGTCGCCGAGTCCGTCGTACCGGTCCGCGCCTTCGAGAACCAGCTGTACATCGCGTACGCCAACCGCACCGGCCCGGAGGGCGACTTCGAGTTCGTCGGCCTGTCCGCGCTCGCGGGGCCCGACGGCACCGCCCGCGCCCGCGCCGGCCGCGGCGAGGAGCTGGTCGCCGGCGACGCCGACCCAAAGCTCCTGAAGCGGTCCCGGGCCGAGAACCCGTACCTCGGCGACCGCCGCCCCGCCCTCTACGAGGGCCTGGTCTGA
- a CDS encoding Lrp/AsnC family transcriptional regulator, translated as MRLNDLDERIVHALAEDARRSYADIGALVGLSAPAVKRRVDRLRAEGAITGFTVRVDPAALGWETEGFIEIYARGNTSPETIQRGLERYPEIASASTVTGEADAIVQVFASDMRHFERVLERIAGEPFVERTKSVLVLSPLLRRFSSGSPA; from the coding sequence GTGCGACTGAACGACCTCGACGAACGCATCGTCCACGCCCTCGCCGAAGACGCCCGCCGCAGCTACGCCGACATCGGCGCACTGGTGGGACTGTCCGCGCCGGCCGTGAAGCGGCGCGTGGACCGGCTGCGGGCCGAGGGCGCCATCACCGGCTTCACCGTCCGGGTGGACCCGGCGGCGCTCGGGTGGGAGACCGAGGGGTTCATCGAGATCTACGCACGGGGCAACACCTCGCCCGAGACCATCCAGCGCGGTCTCGAGCGGTACCCGGAGATCGCGTCCGCCTCCACCGTCACCGGGGAGGCGGACGCGATCGTCCAGGTCTTCGCGTCCGACATGCGCCACTTCGAGCGCGTCCTGGAACGCATCGCGGGGGAGCCGTTCGTGGAGCGCACCAAGTCGGTGCTGGTGCTCTCCCCGCTCCTGCGCCGCTTCTCCTCCGGCTCACCCGCCTGA
- a CDS encoding amino acid permease — protein sequence MLDQGAAPPAAEPSAPKTAGPSALSALGRRKPVEDLVAEGGQGEGGSLRRSLSMWQLTMISIGATLGTGIFVVLGEAVPLAGPAVTLAFVFAGLTALFSALSYAELAGTIPVAGSSYSYAYATMGELVAWVCGWCLLLEYGVSVAAVAVGWGDYLNELLDGTIGVTLPDALSAPPGEGGIFNLPALIVVVLAMLFLLGGAKESARANTIMVVVKIAALVLFCAVGFVGFSSGNYSDFMPLGASSVGAAGAILFFSYIGFDAASTAGEEAKNPKRDLPRAIMLSLVIVTGLYVLVAAVAVGAWDWKKFEGSEATLAAIMNDVTGQSFWGTLLAAGAVISIASVVLTVLYGQTRILFAMSRDGLVPKVFAKVEPKTGTPRNNTLIVSLFCGVLAAAVPLGELVNATSIGTLFAFALVNVAVVVLRAKRPELERSFKVPFGPLFPILGFLFCGYSMYSLDMVTWVVFGLWMAAGLVFYFLYGMRRSRLATAEK from the coding sequence GTGCTCGACCAAGGCGCAGCCCCACCGGCCGCCGAGCCCTCTGCCCCGAAGACCGCCGGACCCTCCGCGCTCTCCGCCCTCGGCCGTCGCAAGCCGGTGGAAGACCTGGTCGCGGAGGGTGGGCAGGGTGAGGGCGGCTCGCTCCGCCGCTCGCTGTCCATGTGGCAGCTGACCATGATCAGCATCGGGGCCACCCTCGGCACGGGCATCTTCGTCGTCCTCGGCGAAGCCGTTCCGCTGGCGGGTCCCGCCGTGACCCTCGCGTTCGTCTTCGCGGGCCTGACGGCGCTGTTCTCGGCGCTCTCCTACGCGGAGCTGGCCGGCACGATCCCGGTCGCCGGTTCCTCGTACTCGTACGCGTACGCAACGATGGGTGAACTCGTCGCCTGGGTCTGCGGCTGGTGCCTGCTCCTGGAGTACGGCGTGTCCGTCGCCGCCGTGGCCGTCGGCTGGGGCGACTACCTCAACGAGCTGCTCGACGGCACGATCGGCGTCACCCTCCCCGACGCGCTCTCCGCGCCCCCCGGCGAGGGCGGCATATTCAACCTGCCCGCGCTGATCGTCGTCGTCCTCGCGATGCTCTTCCTGCTGGGCGGCGCCAAGGAGTCCGCGCGCGCCAACACGATCATGGTCGTGGTGAAGATCGCCGCGCTGGTCCTCTTCTGCGCCGTCGGCTTCGTGGGCTTCTCGTCGGGCAACTACTCCGACTTCATGCCGCTCGGCGCCTCCAGCGTCGGCGCGGCCGGAGCGATCCTCTTCTTCTCGTACATCGGCTTCGACGCCGCCTCCACGGCCGGCGAGGAGGCGAAGAACCCCAAGCGCGACCTGCCCCGCGCGATCATGCTGTCGCTGGTCATCGTCACCGGGCTGTACGTCCTCGTCGCGGCCGTCGCCGTCGGCGCCTGGGACTGGAAGAAGTTCGAGGGCTCCGAGGCCACGCTCGCCGCGATCATGAACGATGTGACCGGCCAGAGCTTCTGGGGCACGCTGCTCGCCGCCGGCGCGGTCATCTCCATCGCCAGCGTCGTCCTGACCGTGCTCTACGGCCAGACCCGCATCCTCTTCGCGATGTCCCGCGACGGCCTCGTGCCGAAGGTCTTCGCCAAGGTGGAGCCGAAGACGGGCACGCCCCGCAACAACACGCTGATCGTCTCGCTGTTCTGCGGCGTCCTCGCCGCGGCCGTCCCGCTCGGCGAGCTGGTCAACGCCACCAGCATCGGCACGCTCTTCGCCTTCGCGCTGGTCAACGTCGCGGTGGTCGTCCTGCGCGCCAAGCGGCCCGAGCTGGAGCGCAGCTTCAAGGTGCCGTTCGGCCCGCTGTTCCCGATCCTCGGCTTCCTGTTCTGCGGCTACAGCATGTACAGCCTCGACATGGTCACCTGGGTGGTCTTCGGACTCTGGATGGCCGCGGGCCTCGTGTTCTACTTCCTGTACGGCATGCGCCGCTCCCGTCTGGCCACAGCAGAGAAGTGA
- a CDS encoding GDSL-type esterase/lipase family protein, with amino-acid sequence MTASEDGGPMAAGGGIEADPAAGQETAAGQGAGAGQEAVPGQETAAGQGAGGGQEAVPGGGSGAGAGREPREGAGGWCDPGPYLRGVAWWDGPRPVRVDPSVVGVLPWELVERAALPVGVRLELTAAPGTRAVELRYRARVPGREDGGPSVPPHLFALWRDGRPAGEAYGAPAAGGEAAAVLDLPRPERPDEVFTVYLPEAAAPLVLAVRGVGGGVAPAPRRARWAVYGDSITEGWWATRPAHAWPAAAGRALGLDPVNLGYAGTGRGELPVARQLAALPAALITLAFGTNCWEPVPTTPARLYALTRAFAGTVRTGHPRTPLLVVSPLLRPAAEAAPNGAGATLAELRAALEEAVRDLRAAGDDRLFLLPGHPLLDPGHLWDGLHPNDAGHARLAAAVVDAVWTHVRPRP; translated from the coding sequence ATGACGGCTTCGGAGGACGGCGGGCCGATGGCGGCGGGCGGCGGGATCGAGGCCGATCCAGCGGCCGGGCAGGAGACCGCGGCCGGGCAGGGGGCCGGGGCCGGGCAGGAGGCCGTGCCCGGGCAGGAGACCGCGGCCGGGCAGGGGGCCGGGGGCGGGCAGGAGGCCGTGCCCGGGGGCGGGTCGGGGGCCGGGGCCGGGCGGGAGCCGCGGGAGGGGGCCGGCGGGTGGTGCGATCCCGGGCCCTACCTGCGCGGGGTCGCCTGGTGGGACGGTCCCCGGCCGGTGCGGGTGGACCCGTCGGTCGTGGGCGTGCTGCCGTGGGAGCTGGTGGAGCGGGCCGCGCTGCCGGTCGGTGTCCGGCTGGAGCTGACCGCCGCACCGGGGACACGGGCCGTGGAGCTCCGCTACCGGGCGCGGGTGCCCGGACGGGAGGACGGCGGGCCGTCCGTACCGCCGCACCTCTTCGCACTGTGGCGGGACGGGCGGCCCGCCGGGGAGGCGTACGGCGCCCCGGCCGCCGGCGGGGAGGCCGCGGCGGTACTGGACCTGCCCCGGCCGGAGCGGCCGGACGAGGTGTTCACGGTGTACCTGCCCGAGGCCGCCGCGCCCCTGGTCCTGGCGGTGCGCGGGGTGGGCGGCGGGGTCGCGCCGGCGCCGCGGCGGGCGCGCTGGGCCGTGTACGGCGACTCCATCACGGAGGGCTGGTGGGCCACCCGCCCCGCGCACGCCTGGCCGGCCGCCGCCGGGCGGGCGCTGGGCCTGGACCCGGTGAACCTGGGCTACGCCGGCACGGGCCGGGGCGAGCTGCCCGTCGCCCGGCAGCTCGCCGCCCTGCCCGCCGCGCTGATCACGCTGGCGTTCGGCACGAACTGCTGGGAGCCCGTGCCGACGACCCCGGCCCGCCTGTACGCGCTGACGCGCGCGTTCGCCGGGACGGTCCGCACCGGCCACCCGCGCACACCGCTGCTGGTCGTCTCCCCGCTGCTGCGCCCCGCCGCGGAGGCGGCGCCGAACGGCGCGGGGGCGACGCTGGCCGAGCTGCGCGCGGCGCTGGAGGAGGCCGTACGGGACCTGCGCGCCGCCGGGGACGACCGCCTCTTCCTGCTGCCGGGGCACCCGCTGCTGGACCCCGGGCACCTGTGGGACGGGCTGCACCCGAACGACGCGGGGCACGCGCGGCTCGCGGCGGCGGTCGTGGACGCCGTATGGACCCACGTGCGGCCACGGCCGTAG
- a CDS encoding STAS domain-containing protein, whose product MNTSESSVRDRLCEALRDREAEIADRWVRLQLEQAVLSTDMSEQEVREEADLLISALAAGLAGDVPVERLVTSRNDLRRAVIELSLRRARAGASPTATSLAVLSLKEALLTAVQHTTRDSAELFSAAILINRLLDAAGVLSFETYVEGREELIQRQSRQLLEVSTPVVRLWRHVLAVPLIGTLDTARTQVVMESLLQAIEDNEAQVAIIDITGVPAVDTAVAQHLMHTVNAVRLMGADCVISGIRPPIAQTIAQLGIDLSTILTRATLADALAAAVRLTDQPAVDTGARAPADRPVTA is encoded by the coding sequence GTGAACACCAGCGAATCGAGTGTGCGTGACCGCCTCTGCGAGGCCCTGCGCGACCGGGAGGCGGAGATCGCGGACCGCTGGGTCCGCCTCCAGCTCGAACAGGCCGTGCTCAGCACGGACATGAGCGAGCAGGAGGTGCGCGAGGAGGCCGACCTGCTGATCTCCGCGCTGGCCGCGGGGCTCGCCGGCGACGTGCCGGTGGAGCGGCTGGTGACCTCGCGGAACGACCTGCGGCGCGCGGTCATAGAGCTGTCCCTGCGCAGGGCGCGCGCGGGCGCGTCGCCGACGGCCACCTCGCTCGCCGTCCTGTCGCTGAAGGAGGCGCTGCTGACGGCGGTCCAGCACACCACCCGCGACTCGGCGGAGCTGTTCTCGGCGGCGATCCTCATCAACCGGCTGCTCGACGCGGCCGGGGTGCTGTCCTTCGAGACGTACGTGGAGGGCCGCGAGGAGCTGATCCAGCGGCAGAGCCGGCAGCTCCTGGAGGTCTCCACGCCCGTGGTGCGCCTGTGGCGGCACGTGCTGGCGGTCCCGCTCATCGGGACGCTGGACACGGCGCGGACGCAGGTCGTCATGGAGAGCCTGCTCCAGGCGATCGAGGACAACGAGGCGCAGGTCGCGATCATCGACATCACCGGCGTCCCGGCGGTCGACACGGCGGTGGCCCAGCATCTGATGCACACGGTCAACGCGGTCCGGCTGATGGGCGCCGACTGCGTGATCAGCGGCATCCGCCCGCCGATCGCGCAGACCATCGCGCAGCTCGGCATCGACCTGTCGACGATCCTGACGCGGGCGACCCTCGCGGACGCGCTGGCGGCCGCCGTCCGCCTCACCGACCAGCCCGCCGTCGACACGGGCGCCCGCGCTCCCGCCGACCGGCCGGTGACCGCGTGA